From Plasmodium chabaudi chabaudi strain AS genome assembly, chromosome: 12, the proteins below share one genomic window:
- a CDS encoding serine/threonine protein phosphatase 2B catalytic subunit A, putative (term=annotation;date=20130903;qualifier=added_gene_name=CNA;qualifier=added_literature=pmid:23910910;qualifier=removed_product=protein phosphatase, putative;qualifier=added_product=serine/threonine protein phosphatase 2b catalytic subunit a, putative;curatorName=ucb@sanger.ac.uk;~pfam_scan;Pfam:PF00149.24; E()=4.4E-33;score=115.3;query 81-282;description=Metallophos;~iprscan;InterPro:IPR004843 : Metallophosphoesterase;Pfam:PF00149; score=1.9E-35;query 81-282;description=Calcineurin-like phosphoesterase domain, ApaH type;~iprscan;InterPro:IPR006186 : Serine/threonine-specific protein phosphatase and bis(5-nucleosyl)-tetraphosphatase;PRINTS:PR00114; score=8.7E-72;query 143-167;description=Serine/threonine-specific protein phosphatase/bis(5-nucleosyl)-tetraphosphatase;~iprscan;InterPro:IPR006186 : Serine/threonine-specific protein phosphatase and bis(5-nucleosyl)-tetraphosphatase;Prosite:PS00125; score=1.0;query 144-149;description=Serine/threonine-specific protein phosphatase/bis(5-nucleosyl)-tetraphosphatase;~iprscan;InterPro:IPR006186 : Serine/threonine-specific protein phosphatase and bis(5-nucleosyl)-tetraphosphatase;PRINTS:PR00114; score=8.7E-72;query 81-108;description=Serine/threonine-specific protein phosphatase/bis(5-nucleosyl)-tetraphosphatase;~iprscan;InterPro:IPR006186 : Serine/threonine-specific protein phosphatase and bis(5-nucleosyl)-tetraphosphatase;PRINTS:PR00114; score=8.7E-72;query 272-292;description=Serine/threonine-specific protein phosphatase/bis(5-nucleosyl)-tetraphosphatase;~iprscan;InterPro:IPR006186 : Serine/threonine-specific protein phosphatase and bis(5-nucleosyl)-tetraphosphatase;PRINTS:PR00114; score=8.7E-72;query 177-203;description=Serine/threonine-specific protein phosphatase/bis(5-nucleosyl)-tetraphosphatase;~iprscan;InterPro:IPR006186 : Serine/threonine-specific protein phosphatase and bis(5-nucleosyl)-tetraphosphatase;SMART:SM00156; score=2.4E-120;query 53-339;description=Serine/threonine-specific protein phosphatase/bis(5-nucleosyl)-tetraphosphatase;~iprscan;InterPro:IPR006186 : Serine/threonine-specific protein phosphatase and bis(5-nucleosyl)-tetraphosphatase;PRINTS:PR00114; score=8.7E-72;query 300-316;description=Serine/threonine-specific protein phosphatase/bis(5-nucleosyl)-tetraphosphatase;~iprscan;InterPro:IPR006186 : Serine/threonine-specific protein phosphatase and bis(5-nucleosyl)-tetraphosphatase;PRINTS:PR00114; score=8.7E-72;query 110-137;description=Serine/threonine-specific protein phosphatase/bis(5-nucleosyl)-tetraphosphatase;~iprscan;InterPro:IPR006186 : Serine/threonine-specific protein phosphatase and bis(5-nucleosyl)-tetraphosphatase;PRINTS:PR00114; score=8.7E-72;query 206-233;description=Serine/threonine-specific protein phosphatase/bis(5-nucleosyl)-tetraphosphatase;~iprscan;PIRSF:PIRSF033096; score=8.8E-85;query 39-348;description=null;~iprscan;Superfamily:SSF56300; score=1.54E-137;query 11-530;description=null), with protein MEPLPDPKNDRQIKDVVPPPSKPLSTELLYPNGTEEPPDYKILMEHLRKEGRVKKEDCIDIIKKVIDIVSNEPNLLRLQDPITIVGDIHGQYYDLLKLLEVGGNPDNTQFLFLGDYVDRGSFSIEVLLLLYALKINFPDKIWLIRGNHECRQMTTFFNFRDECEYKYDIVVYYAFMESFDTLPLSAVINGKFLGVHGGLSPELILLNQICSFTRFQEPPRSGIFCDILWADPIDEDKEEHTIQQESYFPNDIRGCSYFFGYSAATSFLEKNGLLSIIRAHEAQLEGYKMHQTNLKTGFPIVITIFSAPNYCDVYNNKGAVLKFDSNTLNIQQFSFSPHPYHLPNFMNLFTWSIPFVSEKVTEMIYSILNSSINNSSDDMSDVVLPPEILQILNYIEDNNKKINANGQDKDIDMHEGLLQDDSFNSTNDNMASSIGQDDIDSQSFKTIEEIQASKDKADALRKKVQSIGRLMRVFRTLRKENELIVQLKGCSPGYKIPVGLLLSGKEGLENELEKFTKAKEIDSINEKRPSNE; from the exons atggaaCCTTTACCTGACCCAAAAAATGACAGACAAATAAAAGACGTCGTGCCTCCCCCATCAAAG CCACTGAGCACGGAGCTTCTCTACCCAAACGGGACAGAAGAACCACCagattataaaatattgatgGAGCATTTAAGAAAAGAAGGGAgagtaaaaaaagaagattgcatagatataataaaaaaagttatagaTATAGTTAGTAATGAACCAAATTTGTTAAGACTACAAGATCCAATTACAATTGTTGGAGATATTCATGGACAATATtatgatttattaaaattgttagaAGTAGGAGGGAATCCAGATAAtacacaatttttatttttaggtGATTATGTGGATAGAGGTTCATTTAGTATTGAagttttgttattattatatgcattgaaaataaattttcctGATAAGATTTGGTTAATTAGAGGGAATCATGAATGTAGACAAATgacaacattttttaattttcgaGATGAAtgtgaatataaatatgatatagTAGTCTATTATGCATTTATGGAATCATTTGATACGTTGCCATTATCTGCAGtaataaatggaaaattttTAGGGGTTCATGGAGGATTATCACCTGAACTTATACTTCTAAATCAAATTTGTTCCTTCACTAGATTTCAAGAACCTCCACGATCTGGAATATTTTGTGATATATTATGGGCTGATCCAATTGATGAAGATAAAGAAGAACATACAATACAACAAGAATCCTACTTTCCTAATGATATAAGAGGTTGTAGTTATTTCTTTGGATATAGTGCTGCAACAtcttttttagaaaaaaacgGATTATTATCAATTATAAGAGCTCATGAAGCACAATTAGAAGGTTATAAAATGCATCAAACGAATTTAAAAACAGGATTTCCAATTGTTATAACAATTTTCTCTGCTCCAAATTATTGtgatgtatataataataaaggtgcagtattaaaatttgataGTAATACTTTAAATATACAACAATTTAGTTTTTCACCACATCCATATCACTTACCCAATTTTATGAATCTCTTTACATGGTCTATACCATTTGTTAGTGAAAAGGTAACAGAAATGATATattcaattttaaattcGAGTATCAATAATTCAAGTGATGATATGAGTGATGTTGTTTTACCTCCTgaaattttacaaatattaaattatatagaagataataataaaaagataaatGCAAATGGGCAAGATAAAGATATAGATATGCATGAAGGCTTACTACAAGATGATTCGTTCAATAGCACTAACGATAATATGGCAAGCTCTATTGGACAAGATGATATAGATAGTCAAAGCTTTAAAACAATTGAAGAAATACAAGCTTCGAAAGATAAAGCAGATGCTTTAAGGAAAAAAGTACAATCAATAGGAAGATTAATGAGAGTTTTTAGAACCCttagaaaagaaaatgaattaatCGTTCAGCTTAAAGGTTGTAGTCCTGGTTATAAAATTCCAGTTGGTTTATTACTAAGTGGAAAGGAAGGATTAGAAAATGAACttgaaaaatttacaaaagcAAAAGAAATTGATAgtataaatgaaaagagACCatcaaatgaataa
- a CDS encoding adenylyl cyclase beta, putative (pfam_scan;Pfam:PF00211.16; E()=1.2E-5;score=24.9;query 113-336;description=Guanylate_cyc;~pfam_scan;Pfam:PF00211.16; E()=6.2E-11;score=42.1;query 402-569;description=Guanylate_cyc;~iprscan;InterPro:IPR001054 : Adenylyl cyclase class-3/4/guanylyl cyclase;Prosite:PS50125; score=12.106;query 454-529;description=Adenylyl cyclase class-3/4/guanylyl cyclase;~iprscan;InterPro:IPR001054 : Adenylyl cyclase class-3/4/guanylyl cyclase;Pfam:PF00211; score=1.3E-5;query 113-336;description=Adenylyl cyclase class-3/4/guanylyl cyclase;~iprscan;InterPro:IPR001054 : Adenylyl cyclase class-3/4/guanylyl cyclase;Prosite:PS50125; score=11.103;query 114-173;description=Adenylyl cyclase class-3/4/guanylyl cyclase;~iprscan;InterPro:IPR001054 : Adenylyl cyclase class-3/4/guanylyl cyclase;Pfam:PF00211; score=6.4E-11;query 402-569;description=Adenylyl cyclase class-3/4/guanylyl cyclase;~iprscan;InterPro:IPR029787 : Nucleotide cyclase;Superfamily:SSF55073; score=1.73E-17;query 111-333;description=Nucleotide cyclase;~iprscan;InterPro:IPR029787 : Nucleotide cyclase;Superfamily:SSF55073; score=8.48E-25;query 402-574;description=Nucleotide cyclase), protein MIKNIFNEYLKHYDKKNLGYERDDTNTSSKDHSNEYTSDWRWFSIKCERLIESELNKKYEQNNEKNEYKNAIDDIDNISTFRSFFPKILLNAYSRYSDPKKFFDNLIIQKFNAVVFFCDASGFSSLAEQLENKINGAELLGNCLNKFFNILIKIIDSWGGDIIKFSGDAVMVIWPLNGKKKIKRKKKEMQSLGRSGTQTSINSFEKRGSVQSEINNGDKNEDGDENENMDEEKRNKLNQARRVSLLALGCSVNIHKLLNKFPTPIENRYLKVHIAITYGKVNFLQVGNILNKRDYILSGKPLEEIGAGESLAKDGETVISYSFYKNIKDKVDIKETCKKRFYLLAGVNDELDMEKLKEHDNEKDNDKKNETVCKNFDLLLKSFIPDIVYRKLSLGYNMFVNETRKVTIIFVSVKDVDTSTMTGIYSTHSIMKITQKAVFTMEGTINKFIFDDKGILILIMFGLPPLYHSDDSIRALLTCFRLIDGLKSLKLNGSIGVSTGKIWCGMVGNKIRKEYTALGDSVNIAARLCCKAGNKEIYVDENTYSNCKHFIIFQSLTSIKVKGKNKSIKIYSPIGTINKRANNLAYDDLFILDYFTDKELLDHDILGSSGNYKEIKLDQEKISTKSSPNREEVTDFNFLNKNFLLKYYKNKFKDQISDLLNKKDCLYYLKLCKEMQNNGNKNKNKIYHEKKCTCNNTLNSNCFKCSQIYSLSPYHYVKRELCTDYKTYTGPLFIHEYYDPLFFDFSEIYNIGGVLFLEGSEHLGMFEIIKLIKKSLNNFKIFNISNMPNSLYINITNPLLPWKILCNDITNMWRLCNMRKKYLYLNNDDNYNILKEITHPSYHWFLKCMSNVIDDLYIPEIPSQKEARIKNILDNQGMDSDSHFEAYDGSHYDENRKDGRAFCNKLVKNMRRVFFNSPLEIRDEIYHESISTDLTKNENDAINKKKKKKKGAQNENSGDSIANSSEGENGNTKNGNMTSINSDVILKNDMKENRISIINCMIYNFSLYEHTFIIFNCRSGTSLNISIEEHAWRICKNISKLAIYKRKKIIKNFHKNLKNWRKNHCRVCNFCKGVGEQEFVSYDQLDNNNTEMSSNSTYYFGLNNRHANPSKDKYNRSKSINELEKEKKVMTYSERLKNTIMPSNLSKEQDKNIFQMFKEQKLVNENKKTTKFYKTLYPNIQDNILLYIAQQKAKQETIKREYDIQTKKHTGLTKSNSVSFNNTEQDDDIFYLYKQRRSNLCNPIFKPKNKPLIFLFVNGAQNNDNVKELKKMKKYAEECNGYIKLENFNKSDLYNFVSLCLNISVDKISEELINYLNKTCFGFPKFVQYTLFYLLKNKFIKLYKYAIPNVREQTNEKLDETIKRSKSIYDYTNTEKKKLYSKKNTVSNDAISSFKQKLTKNRKGSQNRVSYDYVNKTSQNIIREQNEFLNFTVYREASNTLINSDLSNYDQEAEKNKDDKSEFIYKYEMEVVKNLDDATLVPRLIAYCMFIIDSLGEEDQLLAKLCSFFKDKFNIQKMECVYPKPLSRSELKKIVVNLVKKNVFEVCEDNNKKSNTTPKKNDVNSIHNINFIYRNVYNKMDTISASRKHIHLIFSTKSDIPEENIFFRITNYSLKKVLSELMENEEKKYVQNIYKKHIED, encoded by the exons ATGATCAAAAACATATTcaatgaatatttaaaacattatgacaaaaaaaacttgGGATACGAAAGAGATGATACGAACACATCTTCCAAAGATCACTCC aaCGAGTACACATCCGATTGGAGGTGGTTTAGCATAAAATGCGAGCGACTTATTGAAAGCgaattaaacaaaaaatatgaacaaaacaatgaaaagaatgaatataaaaatgctaTAGATGATATCGATAATATATCGACTTTCAGGTCGTTTTTTCCGAAGATCTTGTTAAATGCTTATAGCAGATATAGTGATCCCAAAAAGTTTTTCGACAACCTGATCATTCAGAAGTTCAACGCGGTCGTG TTTTTCTGCGACGCGAGTGGATTTTCGAGCCTGGCCGAGCAGCTGGAAAACAAGATAAACGGAGCGGAGCTTCTCGGGAATTGcttaaacaaattttttaatatattaataaagataatagATAGCTGGGGAGgtgatattataaaatttagtGGAGATGCAGTTATGGTTATATGGCCcttaaatggaaaaaagaaaatcaaaagaaaaaaaaaagaaatgcaATCACTTGGAAGGAGTGGTACACAAACGAGCATAAACAGTTTTGAAAAAAGGGGAAGTGTGCAaagtgaaataaataatggtgacaaaaatgaagatggagacgaaaatgaaaatatggatgaagaaaaaagaaataaactAAACCAAGCTAGAAGAGTATCCTTACTGGCTTTAGGATGCAGTGtgaatattcataaattattaaataaatttccaACACCAATTGAGAATAGATATTTAAAAGTTCATATTGCTATTACATATGGGAAGGTAAACTTTCTACAAGtaggaaatatattaaacaaaCGAGACTATATATTATCTGGAAAGCCTTTAGAAGAAATTGGAGCTGGTGAATCGTTAGCAAAAGATGGCGAAACAGTTATTTcctattcattttataaaaatataaaagataaagTTGATATTAAAGAAACTTGTAAAAAGaggttttatttattggcAGGAGTAAATGATGAATTAGATatggaaaaattaaaagaacatgataatgaaaaagataatgataaaaaaaatgaaactgtttgtaaaaattttgatcttttattaaaaagttttataccagatattgtatatagaaaattatctttaggatataatatgtttgtTAATGAAACAAGAAAAGTAACAATCATATTTGTATCAGTAAAAGATGTAGATACATCTACAATGACAGGTATATACTCTACTCATAGTATTATGAAGATAACACAAAAAGCTGTATTTACTATGGAAGgtacaataaataaatttatttttgatgataaaggaattttaatattaattatgttTGGATTACCACCATTATATCATTCAGATGATTCAATAAGAGCATTACTAACATGTTTTAGATTAATAGACGGTTTGAAATCGCTTAAATTAAATGGTAGTATTGGAGTTTCTACTGGTAAAATCTGGTGTGGTATGgttggaaataaaatacgaAAAGAATATACAGCTCTTGGTGATTCAGTAAATATAGCTGCTCGATTATGTTGTAAGGCTggtaataaagaaatatatgttgATGAAAATACTTATAGCAATtgtaaacattttattatttttcaaagcTTAACTTCGATCAAAGTTAAagggaaaaataaatcaataaaaatttattctCCTATTGGtactataaataaaaggGCAAACAATCTAGCCTATgatgatttatttattttagaTTATTTTACTGATAAAGAATTGTTAGATCATGATATTCTAGGTTCGTCAGGTAATTATAAGGAAATAAAACTTGATCAAGAAAAAATTTCTACAAAATCATCACCAAACCGTGAAGAAGTAACCGATTtcaactttttaaataaaaattttttgttaaaatattataaaaataagtttaAAGATCAAATAAgtgatttattaaataaaaaggattgtttatattatttgaaattaTGTAAAGAGATGCAAAATAatggtaataaaaataaaaataaaatatatcatgaAAAGAAATGTACATGTAATAACACTTTGAACAGTAACTGTTTTAAGTGTAGTCAAATTTATAGTCTTTCACCATACCATTATGTAAAAAGAGAATTATGCACAgattataaaacatatacaggcccattatttatacatgaATATTATGATCCATTGTTTTTTGACTTTAgcgaaatatataatattggtggtgtattatttttagagGGAAGTGAGCATTTAGGAATGtttgaaataattaaattaattaaaaaaagtttaaataatttcaaaatttttaatattagtaATATGCcaaattcattatatataaatattacaaatCCATTATTACcatggaaaatattatgtaatGATATAACAAATATGTGGAGGTTATGTAATATgagaaagaaatatttatatttaaacaatgatgataattataatattttaaaagaaattacTCACCCTTCTTATCATTggtttttaaaatgtatgTCTAATGTTATTgatgatttatatattcctGAAATACCATCACAAAAGGAAgcaagaataaaaaatatacttgATAATCAAGGTATGGATAGTGATAGTCATTTTGAAGCATACGATGGTAGCCACTATGATGAAAACAGAAAAGATGGACGTGCATTTTGTAATAAGCtagttaaaaatatgagaagagttttttttaattcaccATTAGAAATTCGAGATGAAATTTATCACGAAAGCATATCAACTGATTTAactaaaaatgaaaatgatgcaataaataagaaaaaaaaaaaaaagaaaggagcacaaaatgaaaatagtgGTGATTCAATCGCAAATTCTTCAGAAGgagaaaatggaaatacgaaaaatggaaatatgaCAAGCATAAATAGTGATGTTATATTAAAGAATGATATGAAAGAAAATAGAATAAGTATAATAAACTGtatgatatataattttagtttatatgaacatacatttataatttttaattgtcGATCTGGGActtctttaaatataagtatTGAAGAACATGCTTGGAGAATttgcaaaaatatttctaaatTAGCAAtctataaaagaaaaaaaataataaaaaattttcataaaaatttaaaaaattggagGAAGAATCATTGTAGAGTATGTAATTTTTGTAAAGGAGTTGGAGAGCAAGAATTTGTAAGCTATGATCAACTAGATAATAACAACACTGAAATGTCGAGTAACAGTACTTACTACTTTGGCCTTAACAATCGTCATGCTAATCCTTcaaaagataaatataatcgAAGTAAATCGATAAATGAAttggaaaaagaaaaaaaggtTATGACTTATTCAGAAcgtttaaaaaatacgaTTATGCCTTCTAATTTATCAAAAGAacaagataaaaatatttttcaaatgtttaaagaacaaaaattagtaaatgaaaataaaaaaacaacaaaattttataaaacattatatCCAAATATAcaagataatatattattatatattgctCAACAAAAAGCAAAACAAGAAACAATTAAAAGAGAATATGATATTCAAACAAAAAAGCATACAGGACTAACTAAGTCGAATAGTGTAAGTTTTAATAATACCGAACAAgatgatgatatattttatttatataaacaaagaCGATCTAATTTATGTAACCCTATTTTTAAACCCAAAAATAAgccattaatatttttatttgtaaatggagcacaaaataatgataatgtgAAAGAGTTAAagaagatgaaaaaatatgcagaAGAATGTAatggatatataaaattagaaaaCTTTAATAAGAGcgatttatataattttgttagtctatgtttaaatattagtgttgataaaataagcgaagaattaataaattatttaaataagaCTTGTTTTGGATTCCCAAAATTTGTTCAatatactttattttatttattaaaaaataaatttataaaactttataaatatgctatTCCAAATGTTCGTGAacaaacaaatgaaaaattggACGAAACGATAAAACGATCTAAAAGCATTTATGACTATACAAATActgagaaaaaaaaattatattcaaaaaaaaacaccgTTTCTAATGATGCTATTTCTTCGTTTAAACAAAAGTTGACTAAAAATCGTAAAGGATCTCAAAATCGTGTTTCTTATGACtatgttaataaaactagccaaaatattataagagAACAAAATGAGTTCCTCAATTTTACAGTTTATAGAGAAGCAAGTAATACTCTAATAAATTCAGACCTTTCAAATTATGATCAAGAGgcggaaaaaaataaagatgatAAATCCGAATTTATCTACAAATATGAAATGGAAGTTGTTAAGAATTTGGATGATGCTACATTAGTACCTCGTCTG ATTGCCTACTGCATGTTCATCATTGACAGCTTAGGCGAAGAAGATCAACTACTAGCAAAACTTTGCTCATTCTTTAAAGACAAATtcaatatacaaaaaatggagTGCGTATATCCAAAACCCCTCTCTAGATCtgaacttaaaaaaattgttgtaAATTTAGTAAAGAAGAATGTGTTTGAAGTTTGTGAAGACAATAATAAGAAATCTAATACAAcgccaaaaaaaaatgatgtcAACTCTATACacaatattaattttatatatagaaatgtgtataataaaatggatACTATTTCTGCGAGTAGAAAACATAtccatttaatttttagcACCAAATCGGATATACCAgaggaaaatatttttttccgtATAACAAATTATTCCCTAAAAAAG gTTTTAAGCGAATTAAtggaaaatgaagaaaaaaaatatgtccaaaatatttacaaaaaacatatagaagattaa